The following proteins are co-located in the Engraulis encrasicolus isolate BLACKSEA-1 chromosome 2, IST_EnEncr_1.0, whole genome shotgun sequence genome:
- the LOC134442849 gene encoding protein NLRC3-like produces SAIFMVLKRSATFVKNELQRFKMILSPDYQEDLKRKDEDESDAREGALKMALHFLLEMERTDLADKLKDYELDVLCQAELKIHLRNKYQSVFEGIPKQGNSALLEKIYTEVYITEGGNGKINEEHEVRQIESISKRPVGRENQIKCNDIFKLLPGQDKPSRSVMTKGVAGIGKTISIQKYILDWAEEKHNSDIRFIFPLPFRELNLMRDEHHSLMSLVHHFFPELKTLTFGNQAKYRLLFIFDGLDECRLQLNFQKNEILTDVTVPASLDVLLTNLIKGNLLPSALLWITSRPAAASQIPPDCIDLVTEIQGFNDAQKEDYFRNRFNDESFASRIISHITSSRSLHIMCHIPVFCWITAYVLAVVIGAPGRQQIPKTLTEMYTYFLLFQTKQRSIKFDSVNDLDPQWNQGLILDLGKLAYEQLEKGNLIFYDEDLRECGIDVREAAVCSGVCTQIFRQESAISQATVFCFIHLSIQEYLAALYVFLMMATERKNVISTNKLEETMTFLHKSALDKALHCKDGQFDLFLRFLLGLSLESNQTLLHGLLQKGQINNAETIRYIKDKIKEAPSSERVFNLFHCLNELNDHSLMDEIQSFLNAGSLLEDQLSPGQWSALVFVLLTSYRKLYVFDLKKYVRSDEGLRRLKPVVEESEALL; encoded by the exons tcagccatttttatggtgtt AAAAAGATCAGCGACATTTGTGAAGAATGAACTGCAGAGATTTAAGATGATTCTTAGTCCAGATTACCAAGAAGACTTAAAGAGAAAAGATGAGGATGAGAGTGATGCCAGAGAAGGAGCTCTCAAGATGGCACTACACTTCCTattggagatggagagaacagaTCTTGCTGACAAACTGAAAGATT ATGAGCTGGATGTACTTTGTCAGGCTGAGCTGAAAATACATCTCAGGAACAAATACCAGAGTGTGTTTGAAGGAATCCCCAAGCAAGGGAACTCTGCCCTACTTGAAAAGATCTACACAGAGGTCTACATCACAGAAGGAGGAAATGGGAAGATAAATGAAGAGCATGAAGTCAGGCAGATTGAGTCCATATCCAAAAGACCAGTTGGAAGGGAGAATCAAATCAAATGCAATGACATCTTCAAGCTCTTACCTGGTCAAGACAAGCCAAGTAGAAGTGTGATGACAAAGGGGGTAGCTGGCATTGGTAAAACCATCTCGATTCAGAAGTACatcctggactgggctgaagaAAAGCACAACAGTGATATCCGCTTCATTTTCCCATTGCCTTTCCGGGAACTCAACCTCATGAGAGATGAACATCACTCATTGATGAGTCTTGTTCATCACTTCTTTCCAGAGCTGAAGACATTAACCTTTGGCAATCAAGCGAAGTATAGACTATTATTCATCTTTGACGGTCTGGATGAATGTAGGCTTCAGCTAAACTTTCAGAAAAATGAAATTTTGACCGATGTGACAGTTCCCGCTTCACTGGATGTACTCCTGACAAATCTCATCAAAGGaaatctgcttccctctgctctacTTTGGATCACCTCCCGACCAGCGGCAGCCAGTCAGATTCCTCCCGATTGTATTGACCTTGTCACAGAGATCCAAGGCTTCAATGACGCACAGAAGGAGGACTACTTCAGGAACAGGTTCAATGATGAGAGCTTTGCAAGCAGAATAATTTCTCACATTACATCATCAAGGAGTctccacatcatgtgccacataccaGTGTTTTGTTGGATCACTGCTTATGTTCTTGCTGTGGTTATTGGAGCTCCAGGAAGACAACAGATTCCAAAGACGTTGACAGAGATGTACACATATTTTCTCCTTTTCCAAACTAAACAGAGAAGCATTAAATTTGACAGTGTGAATGATCTTGACCCACAATGGAACCAGGGTCTTATCCTTGATCTTGGGAAGCTTGCTTATGAACAGTTGGAGAAGggaaatctgatcttctatgacGAGGACCTGAGAGAATGTGGCATTGATGTCAgagaagctgcagtgtgctctggTGTCTGCACCCAGATCTTCCGACAGGAATCTGCCATTTCTCAAGCAACTGTGTTCTGCTTCATCCACCTGAGTATCCAGGAGTATCTTGCAgctctgtatgtgtttctgatgATGGCAACCGAAAGGAAAAATGTGATCTCCACAAACAAACTCGAGGAGACCATGACTTTTTTACACAAGAGTGCCTTGGACAAAGCTCTGCACTGTAAAGATGGACAATTTGACCTCTTCCTCCGGTTCCTTCTTGGTCTTTCTCTGGAGTCTAACCAGACTCTCCTGCACGGCCTACTACAGAAAGGACAAATCAACAATGCTGAAACAATCAGGTACATAAAGGACAAGATCAAGGAAGCCCCGTCCTCTGAAAGAGTGTTCAACCTTTTCCACTGcctgaatgaactgaatgaccacTCCTTAATGGATGAAATCCAGAGCTTCCTTAATGCAGGGTCACTTTTGGAAGATCAGCTGTCACCTGGCCAGTGGTCAGCTCTAGTGTTTGTCCTGCTAACATCATACCGAAAGCTGTATGTGTTTGACCTGAAGAAGTATGTGAGGTCGGATGAAGGTCTCCGGAGGCTGAAGCCAGTAGTGGAGGAATCCGAAGCACTTCTGTAA